ggagaagactacTGTAAGCTTGCAAggattttattacaaataaaaaaaagtggctTTTCTTTTGTTCCATTGCTTtctcaaacaaacgaaattcattCCAAATTACTATACCATTAGGttctaattaataaaaaccggccaagtgcgagtcggactcgcgcacgtagggttccgtaccattacggaaaaaaacagcaaaaaaatcacgcttgcctatgggagccccatttaaatattaatattattctgttcttagtatttgttgttatagcggcaacagaaatacatcatctgtaaaaatttcaactgtctagctatcacagttcatgagatacatcctggtgacagacggacagactaaaaataggaaaattctgtatggtgggccttacaaGGAGATATTAGATATTATTTAGTAACAATACTTATAAACATTTGTTGTAATATTTATCTTCTTGCCTAGGCAGGAAGGCAGgaagtatgtacctaatataattaagtttatttatttgccaGTACGGTAGATACCTATGTACACATGACTTCCTTATTGTTGTCTGTTGGTCTTCCATGACAAATATGTATTCCAAAACAATGCAACAGCCTGGACGATAAGTACTTGGTATTGCAATGgcacataataaaaatttacaagtTGCACCCACGGCCAAATCAAATAATTGGTCTTTAACACATCAACATAGTTAGCCTTCATATCAGTTTGCACAGTGTCCCAGTTCTTGCCCTGCATAGTGCCCACTGTGGCAAGGATCATGAAGAGGAATGTTGGGGCAAATATAGCTTGGTCAATAAATACTTTCTTAAGAGCAACAGCTTTGCCCTGTTTACCAATGTACTTTTGTAGCACTCCGTACCAGATCCGAAGTGCAGGCCCCTAAAaagaaaatttattacaaacatttatt
The Cydia strobilella chromosome Z, ilCydStro3.1, whole genome shotgun sequence genome window above contains:
- the LOC134754098 gene encoding protein Mpv17; the protein is MHVVVLKFRGMIRLYQNALVRRPYLMQAIQSGALMGAGDLISQTLIEKKPLKDLDYKRTCQFASIGLFVGGPALRIWYGVLQKYIGKQGKAVALKKVFIDQAIFAPTFLFMILATVGTMQGKNWDTVQTDMKANYVDVLKTNYLIWPWVQLVNFYYVPLQYQVLIVQAVALFWNTYLSWKTNRQQ